One Oreochromis niloticus isolate F11D_XX linkage group LG16, O_niloticus_UMD_NMBU, whole genome shotgun sequence genomic window carries:
- the hcn5 gene encoding hyperpolarization activated cyclic nucleotide-gated potassium channel 5 isoform X4, translating into MMVITFLNLIGIPMEIAFLDGNSGLAWEGFNVFSDTLFLIDVALNFRTGIITEDAEEAILDIKRIRVSYLRTWFIPDVIAAFPIGYILLFAGLHYHNDDNPSKTNKMMRILMFVRILSLIRLARVSRLVRFFNEVEKVSNANLEVVRLFIRIMSLFTMIFLLCHWNGCIQYFVPMLEEFPNDCWVRKENLMNATVIVKYSWGVFRALSQMIALSYGSMDAPTNYVEMWIVMVSMVSGCLMYTVLVANATAMIANLDPAAKEYKSKMSRLEHYMAFMKLPPELQLRLNNYYQARYGGKWFDEKDVMDTVSSALKEQIVTVMCSRLLRNVPMFQNRDQSFINTVLLKLQYEVFQEGDIIVRQNVPGDRMFFIDHGQVLVETDSYERELCDGDFFGETCVLNKGKHLATVKALTDCQCFSLSWDDFQDALEGFPDVRKDLEKLALLNSDGGLV; encoded by the exons CTGGACGGAAACAGCGGGCTGGCATGGGAAGGCTTTAACGTGTTTTCAGACACTTTGTTCCTAATAGATGTGGCACTGAATTTCCGGACGGGGATCATAACCGAGGACGCAGAG GAAGCAATTCTGGATATCAAGCGGATCCGAgtcagctacctgaggacatgGTTCATTCCAGACGTTATAGCAGCTTTCCCAATTGGCTACATACTGCTGTTTGCG GGACTACATTACCACAACGATGACAACCCCTCCAAGACCAACAAGATGATGAGGATACTGATGTTTGTGCGGATCCTCAGTTTAATCAGGCTGGCTCGAGTCTCCAGACTGGTCCGGTTCTTCAACGAAGTGGAGAAA GTGTCAAATGCAAACCTGGAGGTGGTTCGCCTGTTCATCCGCATCATGTCTCTCTTCACAATGATTTTCCTGCTGTGCCACTGGAACGGATGCATCCAGTATTTTGTGCCTATGCTGGAGGAGTTTCCCAACGACTGCTGGGTCCGCAAAGAAAACCTGATG AATGCCACGGTCATCGTTAAGTACTCATGGGGTGTTTTCCGAGCTCTCTCCCAGATGATTGCTCTCTCTTATGGCTCCATGGATGCTCCAACAA ATTATGTTGAAATGTGGATCGTCATGGTCAGCATGGTGTCCGGATGTCTGATGTACACCGTCCTCGTGGCCAATGCGACAGCCATGATCGCCAACCTTGACCCAGCGGCCAAGGAGTACAAGAGCAAG ATGAGCCGTTTGGAGCACTACATGGCCTTCATGAAGCTCCCTCCAGAGTTGCAGCTTCGCCTCAACAATTACTACCAGGCTCGCTATGGAGGGAAGTGGTTTGATGAGAAGGACGTCATGGACACCGTGTCCTCAGCACTCAAAGAG CAAATCGTGACAGTGATGTGCAGCCGGCTGCTGAGAAACGTGCCGATGTTTCAGAACAGAGATCAAAGCTTCATCAACACCGTCCTCCTCAAACTGCAGTACGAGGTTTTCCAGGAAGGAGACATCATCGTCCGACAGAATGTCCCGGGCGACCGCATGTTCTTCATCGATCACGGCCAGGTCCTTGTGGAGACCGATTCCTATGAAAGGGAACTGTGTGATGGAGACTTCTTTGGAG AGACATGTGTGCTGAACAAGGGCAAACATCTGGCCACAGTGAAAGCACTGACCGACTGCCagtgtttctctctgtcctgggACGACTTTCAGGATGCGCTGGAGGGCTTCCCAGATGTCAGGAAGGACTTGGAAAAATTGGCTCTGCTCAACTCTGATGGTGGACTCGTGTAA
- the LOC100695957 gene encoding uncharacterized protein LOC100695957: MAMFGKVLEPVGYMQTVRVLVQGICSYLGGSATQEETELAKKNLDHIDQELGATSYGLLKDQEVHQLENDLAVVYYQLGTAVRAQSDFTKKETEVFLQYVQDYRLERQLTALYNRLMGVSALTDQPPLLEELILSRKPKRWELSEFCVKINFVLGTGLLCLFTQASLTGRDQALLIKSWSDRMGALYRKMKNTGGRCLGYFLEQAEDDIRQQLQEAVHNRLPPDEAAAGILKTLEKNYDWLRWAVMLHPAVGPKEEEEEKEEGGENEGEATEPQPGNLLSVASEAPTPHVVACYRDTPTSLDKSRIHQLIVDLEWKIPNPPPEVYASIEEDPGRARRYLASRMLKKLQEGLGSGVAVHVVPGRMEMKCNFPQASYYLYEYKHRLASGTVCVFG, from the exons ATGGCGATGTTTGGAAAGGTTTTGGAGCCAGTGGGCTACATGCAGACTGTGAG GGTCTTGGTCCAGGGTATCTGTTCCTATCTTGGTGGCAGTGCTACACAAGAGGAGACTGAGCTGGCCAAGAAGAACCTGGACCACATCGACCAGGAGCTGGGAGCAACGAGCTACGGCCTGCTGAAGGACCAGGAGGTCCATCAGCTGGAGAATGACCTGGCTGTGGTGTACTACCAGCTGGGTACTGCG GTGAGGGCCCAGTCAGACTTCACCAAGAAGGAGACTGAGGTGTTCCTGCAGTACGTGCAGGATTACCGGCTGGAGAGGCAGCTAACGGCACTCTACAATCGTCTAATGGGAGTGTCGGCACTGACAGACCAGCCCCCGCTGCTGGAGGAGCTCATACTGAGCCGCAAGCCCAAACGCTGGGAGCTGAGTGAGTTCTGCGTCAAG ATAAATTTTGTCCTGGGCACCGGTCTGCTCTGCCTCTTCACCCAGGCTTCCctaacaggaagagaccaggCTCTTCTTATCAAGAGCTGGTCCGACCGTATGggcgccctctacaggaaaatGAAGAACACGGGAGGTCGCTGCTTAGGCTACTTCCTGGAGCAGGCGGAAGACGATATACGGCAGCAACTGCAGGAGGCCGTCCACAACCGATTGCCCCCAGACGAggcggcagctggcatcctgaAGACCCTGGAGAAGAATTACGATTGGCTGCGCTGGGCGGTGATGCTCCACCCCGCTGTGGGAcccaaggaggaggaggaggagaaggaggaaggaggagaaaATGAAGGTGAAGCGACAGAACCACAGCCTGGCAATTTGCTCTCCGTGGCATCTGAAGCTCCTACCCCCCATGTGGTGGCGTGCTACCGGGACACACCCACTTCACTGGATAAAAGCCGCATCCACCAGCTCATCGTGGATTTGGAATGGAAGATCCCCAACCCACCACCTGAGGTGTACGCTTCCATAGAAGAAGACCCAGGCAGGGCTAGGCGCTACCTGGCTTCCCGCATGCTGAAGAAGTTGCAGGAGGGGTTGGGATCTGGTGTGGCCGTCCATGTTGTGCCGGGCAGGATGGAGATGAAATGCAACTTCCCTCAAGCCTCCTACTACCTCTACGAGTACAAACACCGGCTGGCCTCAGGcacggtgtgtgtgtttggataa